DNA sequence from the Cohnella herbarum genome:
GAGAGGTGAGACCTTGAGACTTTCTTCGTCCTTCAGCAAACAAGAAGAGCGCGCGGCCTTATTGTTTATTTTGCCGGCAGTCGTCAGCCTCGCCCTCTTTACCTTCTATCCGATGATCAATGCTTTTATTATCAGCTTCAAGGAATATAGCCTCATTAACCCAGATGCTACCTTCATCGGGCTGACCAACTATCGCAATCTGTTGTCCGATCCCAAATTCGTTAACAGTCTGTTCCGTTCCTTTCATCTGGCAATCGTAGTCATCCCCGTTCAGACGATTATAGCGCTTGTTCTGGCGTTGCTTATATACAGAAACTCTTGGGTCGCAAGTCTATTTAGAACGGTATACTTTATGCCGGTCGTGATATCCATCGGCGTGGCTTCGACCTTGTTTAAGCTTATCTATAATCAGGACTATGGATTGCTGAACAGTCTCCTCCATGTTTTCGAAGTGCCGCCTATTTCCTTCTTATCGGATCCTAGTATCGCTTTGTACGGAATCATGCTAATGGGAATGTGGAAGTCGGCAGGCTTTTTTATGATCATATTCGTTGCGGGATTAAACAACATTCCGAGCGATTTGTATGAAGCGGCCGAAGTCGACGGCGCGACGGCGCTGCAGAAATTTTACAAGATCACGCTGCCGCTGTTGAGAAGAACGCTGACTTTCGTCATCATCATTACGACGATGGACGCCTTGAAAATATTCGTTCCGGTAGCGCTAGTGACGGGCGGCGGGCCGTCGGATTCAACGACGACGTCCGTTTTCTATATTTATAAGATGGCCTTCCAGCAAATGGAGATGGGGTACGGTTCCGCGGCGGCGTTTATTCTGTTCCTTATCGTCATGTGCATATCGATCGTTCAATTGCGGCTGTTAAAATCGGACGTGGAATATTGAGGAGGGGATGGGATTGGCTTTGGAACGTATAGGAATTCTGCTGAAGTGGGCTCTTATGATCGCGATTGCTTTCCTATCCATCATCCCTATTTTCTGGATGATCATGGGGTCGCTTCGTCCGAGAAGCGAATTGTTTCAATACTTGAGCTTGGAGTGGCACCTCTTTATTCCGGTCCAATGGACTTTTCAAAATTTCATTGATCTGTTCTCCGATTCGAGCAAGCCTTTCGTGATGTTCATCAAGAATACCGTAATCGTTGCGGTCTCGGTCACCTTATTATCGCTTTTGTTTAACTCGATGGCCGCTTTCGCCTTCTCTAAACTCAAATTTCGCGGGCGCAACATCGTATTCGCGGTATTCCTTTCCGCGCTTGTCATCCCCGGAGAAGTCACGATGGTACCCGCTTATTTGTTGATGAACGCATTCGATTGGATAGATAGCTTCAAGGCTTTGATTATTCCCGGCGCGGTTTCCGTTTTCAGTATTTTCATGCTCGTTCAATTTTTCGCGGACGTACCGAGGGAACTGCTGGAGGCGGGGAAAATCGATGGGGCTTCGTGGTTCGGCATTTACGCCAAAATCCTGATCCCCTCTACGGTTCCGGCTTTAATTACGATGGGTTTGATTACGTTTTTGGGACAATGGGATGCTTACTTATGGCCGCTTATCGTCATTAACGACGAGAGCAAACAAATGCTTCAAGTCGCTATCGCGACGTTTACGAACCTGCAGTCTACGGAATGGGGCAAAATCCTTGCCGCGGATACCGTGGCATCGGTACCTATATTGATCTTGTTTTTGTTTTTGCAAAAATATTACGTTCAGTCCATTGTAAGCTCTGGAATTAAAGGCTAACGCCAAGGACATGGGGGAGACAGATGAATCCTATTTTCGAATTGATCATGTTGAACAAGGAATTCAAAAGTTATATCGGGACGATCACCTGCGATTGGTTAGGGGATGCGAGACCCGCTATCGTGGTGACCTACCCTAGGGAGGGCATGGCCAAAGTTCGCATTCGTTTTACGCTAAAGGAGGATGTTCGACAGGATGATTGGCGCGTGGAAATTCGTCCGGCCATTTCGCCGACTTACCACTGGTCCCCGCATCTTACGCCGACATCCGAGCATGTGGTCGACCAGCATTCCTTCCGCGCGCCCGCGCTCATCGTGCATGATGGCGAAAGGATGCTGTCGGTCGTTCCCGATCTGGATTTGCTAGAGGCGGGCAGCGCGGATACGAGCTTCGAGAATAGGACGCCGCGTTGGTATATGGACATGGATGCGTTCAACAATAGCCTCATCTTGGGGATGTGCGGCACGTCCGTCAGGGAGCATGTGTTGTTCGTTCGCGAACCGGGAGCGATATTCCCTCGGGGAGAGATAGAGTTCGGGTTTTATCTCTTCGCGTCCGAGGAACAGGCCGGCATTGCTAATCCTTGGCGCGATTTGCTCGCTTTTTTCTGGGAACGCTGGGGTCGTCCGCTTCTCTTGCAGGGTCAACCGAATGATGGAGAGCTTGAACCGTACGTCCGTTGGGCGTATCAATGGGCGTTTCGGGAATGGGGTAGCGCGGTATGGCAGGATTTCGAGCTTGGCGGCACAAGAGTGGGAGCCCCGGTGTTTATCGTGAACGTAACCCAAAGCCCTAATTATCCGGGAGCCGTGAACGAGAGAGAAACTCGTTCCATCTGGAATCAAGCGTGGTTCAGCTCTTTGCGTTCCGCGCAGGGGCTGTTCCGATATGGGAGAGCTAATGGAAACAGCGAGTATGTAGACAAGGCCAATCAGATGAAGGAGCTTGCTTTAGCGGCGCCGCAGACGAACGGATTTTTTCCATCGGTTATCGCCACGGAGATGGAGCAGGTCGATATTGAAGGGGAAATTCGTAATCTTTCCAAAGGCTGGTCGACTCTCTACTGGGGCAACTCGGACCGCAATCCTTTCGGTCTGAGCATCCGCGAAGCTCCGATTCATGTGTTGGATATGAGTTGGACGGCGCTGTTGATGTTGCGTTGGCATGAAGAGCTGGAGCGAGACGAGAGACTGGTCGACTATGCTCGCGCTTATGCGGATTCCCTATTGGAGTTACAGGACGAGCAGGGGTTTTTCCCCGGATGGATCGATCGGGAAAGCTTCCGGCCTTGCGGAGTTCTCGATCAATCCCCGGAAACGTCCCTTTCGGTTACGTTTTTGCTGAAGCTGTACGAATTGACCGGGGATCGAAAGTATGAAGATTCCGCTTATCTGGCTATGAAGGCCGTATGCGACGAGATCGTGCCGGAAGGGCGCTGGGAAGACTTCGAAACCTACTGGTCATGCAGTCGCTGGGGGCAGGAAGAGTGGAAAGGACGTAAGATTGCCAGGAACAATATGTACAAACAGTGCAACTTTTCGATGTTCTGGACAGCGGAAGCCTTATTGGCCTGCTATCGGTCGTCTGGCAGAGAGGAATACCTGCAAGTGGGACAAAGATGCTTGGATGAGATGCTGATGACCCAGGCGACATGGCAGCCGAATTACATTTACGTGCCCGCCTTAGGCGGATTCGGCGTGATGAATGCGGACGGGGAATGGAACGATGCGAGGCAAAGCCTCTTCGCCGAATTGATCGTATCTTACGGCATGGAGCTGGGAGTGGAGGAGTATAAGGAACGTGGATTGGCGGCTATGCGCGCATCGTTCACGATGATGTACTGTCCCGAAAACGAAAAAGTTAAAGCGAGATGGGAAAAGGCGTGGCCGTTCCTGAACGAAAGGGATTACGGATTCATGATGGAGAACTACGGTCACGGGGGAAGGACGAACGCGGCGGATGATCCCATGGGCGAGTTTACGATTTTCGATTGGGGGAACGGCGCGGCGGCGGAAGGATACTTGCGGATGCTGGACCGATTTGGCAAAAAATTCGTGACGGGAGAAGCGGAATAGGACGATCGCTTGCGATTAGGCGGTCGGGAGCTTAGGGATTGTCTTCGGGTGTTCCGTCGGAACCTCGAGGACAATTCTTTTTCTTGTTTTTATCAGCTCGGCGGATAGAGGGAGACCGGTTGTTACAAACCTATTGCTAGAATGACGAGACAGGAGTATAACTTAAAATGTTAGGATCAACAGCGATAGAGCAGGTGACGGAATTGGAAGTTAAATATTGCTCCTCTTGCGGAAGCGAGATGGAAACGAGGGACGTAGACGGAACGGCAAGAAGAGCTTGCACGGCGTGCAGCTTCGTTCATTGGGGAAACTATAGCATCGGAGTAGGAGCGCTTGTCGTTAAAGAGGACAAGGTTCTGCTTGTGCGGAGAGCGCAGGAACCCGGAAAGGGATACTGGACCAATCCGGGCGGATATATCGAGCAGTTGGAACCGATCGAAGAGACGATTAGAAGGGAAGTGTTGGAAGAGAGCGGGATCGAAGCAACCGTTCGCAGCGTCGTTGCGTTGCGCGATCAGCCGAGGAACATCCATAACCTGTACGTCGCCTTTTCTATGGAATACGTGGGAGGACAACCGACTCCCGATGGCGTCGAGGTAGACGCGGCCGGCTTCTATAGCCTTCAGGAGATGGAGACGATGAACGTTGCTCCCTTCACGAAGTGGCTCGTGGACGTCGCGCTTCGCGGGAAATCGGAAGGGCTTATCGTCGACGAGAATCCGGTCGTTCCTTTGACCGGGTATGGATTGTTTAGAGTTTAATCGGGAGGAAAATCATGAGGGCTAACCACTTCCAAGGACTAAGGACACAAGCAGGCCACGCGGGTTCTCATGGACGCGCGCGTGCCGGCGCGTCGGCGTCTCATGGCATGAGCGCGGATCGTATACTCGCGTTGCAGTCTCAGGTGGGCAACCAAGCCGCGATGGCCATGACCCAAACGAACCCGTCGAGCTTACCCCATAGAGATCAAATCGAAGCTCACTTCGGCCACCAACAAGCGGACGGCGTGAACGTGCATAATAACTCCGACGAGGCAGCTCAAATTCAAGCGATGTCGTACGCGCAAGGAACGGACATTCATGTCGGTTCCGGACAAGAACAGCATTTGCCGCATGAAGCTTCGCATGTCGTCCAGCAGGAGTCGGAGTAAGACGGCTTCTGATGACGGAAGCGGTTGCGGCAGCTATAGCATGCCGATAGCGATACCGATTATCCGTCGTATCCGAGGCTCCCGAGATACCGCTTAGTCTCTGGATTGCTTCGCGTAACTTCTAGGACGGACGCCGTAGGTTCTGTGGAACAACTCGGCGAAATGATTATAATTATTGAATCCGACATCGAGCGAGGCTTCGGTGGCCGACCTGCCCATGTGTTGCATGAGCAGAGCGGCCTGCCGGAGCCTCATTCTGTTGAGATGCTCGACAATCGATTCTCCGGTCTCTTGCTTGAAGAGGTGGGAGAGTCTCGAGGGGGACAAACCTACCGATGCGGCAAGATCCACGATGCGGACTTCCTCCTTCATCGTTAGAGAGAGCAGTCGCAAAGTATGCTCGATTCGCGCATCGAGTTTCTTCTCCAGACGTTGCGCGATCAGGAGAAGGATTTCCCTTATGGAGTTCTCGCATAGGGCATACCAGAAGCCGGAACGTTCGCGCGAATCGTGGAGCAGGTTCTGGAAGGTGTGAGCTACCCGGTTCTGCAAGTGCCCATCCGGTAGAGCGTGAACGAGAACTTCGTCGGGCGGGAGGTAGTCGGTTTCCGTTAGTTTTTGAAAATGCGCCCATACGAAGTTCCAGCGTTTCCCCTGCGCGGTTCCGTATTCATGAGGCACTCCCGAGCGGAGCAGACCGATTTGGCCGGCACCGCATAGCTTCTCTCCGGTAGGCGTACGGAAATAACCTTCACCGCTAAGGGTATATACGATAAGCCAATCGCTCATTCCGTTCGGCCGGCGCATTCGATAAGTGTCGTCTTCATCGAAATGACCGCCGATAATGGTGGCAGGAAGTTGTTCCGGGAAGTCTTCCGGCCTTTCATAAGATGACATAGGCAACCTCCATTCAATTGAACTCGTAGCAGAATTCTTATACTTTACAGCAGCAATCCTACTTCATCTAACATACGGAAAGCGCTATTCTAATGTCAAGGAAAACGAACTTGCATGAAGGAGCGATAACGGATGAATACTGGATTAAAGATATTGTCTGAAGAGCAGCTTGAGCATTTCGCGAGAGAAGGATATTTGATCGTAAAGGACCTCTTCACGTCGGATGACCTTACTTCGATCGAACAAACTTTCGAGGAAATCAGCCATACGAAGGTGCCGGGATATTTCGAACCCGACTTGGAAGGGGCAACGGATGATCCTTTGAAGAGGTATCCCCGCGTTATGCACCCTCATCGATTCAACGAAACGGCTAAAAGGTACATGCTGCACAAGCCGGTGATGGACGTGCTTGCGGATCTATATGGCGAAGAAGCTTATGCGGCCCAGAGTATGTTCTATTACAAGCCCCCGGGATCGCGCGGGCAGGCGCTCCATCAGGATAACTTCTATTTGCAAGTCGAACCGGGGAACTGCATCGCGGCATGGACGGCGGTCGACGCCGCGAACGAAGAGAACGGAGGACTGCTCGTCGTTCCGAAGACGAGCGATTACGCGCTCGTATGCCCGGAGCTTGCGGACTCCAACGAATCGTTCACGACCCATTTCGTGAAGCCCCCTAAGGAAGAGAAGGCGATCCCCGCCATCATGGACAAAGGAGACGTACTGTTCTTCAATGGCAACCTGATTCACGGCTCCTATCGGAATAAGACGAAGGATCAATTCCGACGGGCGTTCATTTGTCATTATGCGAATTCATCCGCAACCCATATCAGCACGCATTATCGTCCATTGTTCCGGGAAGACGGCACGGCTGTCGATTTGGAAGCCAATCCGGACGGAGGTCCCTGCGGAATAGAGTTCGATATGGCTTATCCGCATTAAGGGAATTAATCGGTTAAAGTTCAAATCTAAGGTTAATGCAAAAGAAGTCAAAACAAACGAGTACTGCCATCCCAGACGGCGGTACTCGTTTTTGCGCGTGGACGAGGATTGGGTAAGCTAGTCGTCGGCTGCGAAACTGATCTTAACGGTGAAATTCTTTCAGAAATTCGATCTTGTTTTGATGCGTTAAGGTGATGGCGTAACGCTATTCTTGGGTTCGATTCGATCTTTGACCGGGGGTAGAGCGATGGGATAACGCTATACCACCCGATACGATCGGAGAATCTAGGTAACGACGATAATAGGGTTATGGCATAACGTTATGGCTTGTCGCTCTGAGGTAAGGCAAAAAATAGAATGATGCTGTAACGTTATTTCCTTATGCGTTTCACTTGTCTATATCCCTGCTATACACAATAGGATTCAAAGGGCTGGATACGAAATCGCCAGCCTTCAACCCTGGAAACCAGGTGGCTAGATCGCTTGAGCGGGCTTTGCTATCCGGTTCGGCGACCCGAGTCCCGTCGGCGACGTAAATGACGGTCATTACTTTGCGCATAGAGGCCGTCGGGTTACCCGGAGCGCTATGCATCGTCCAACCGCTATGGAACGTCGCATCTCCGGCTTCCATTGCGCCGTACGTGATTTTCTCGTACCCTTTGCCGTCGATGAACTGGGCTAACGTTTTATGGGATTCGTCGGAAATTTGCAACTTATTGACGTAACCAAGCTTGTGGGTACCGGAGGCGAACGTCATCGATCCGACCTCTTCCGAGACCGGTACGAGCGGCATCCACATCGTAATCGTATTCGAGGTGTCGAGC
Encoded proteins:
- a CDS encoding carbohydrate ABC transporter permease, with translation MRLSSSFSKQEERAALLFILPAVVSLALFTFYPMINAFIISFKEYSLINPDATFIGLTNYRNLLSDPKFVNSLFRSFHLAIVVIPVQTIIALVLALLIYRNSWVASLFRTVYFMPVVISIGVASTLFKLIYNQDYGLLNSLLHVFEVPPISFLSDPSIALYGIMLMGMWKSAGFFMIIFVAGLNNIPSDLYEAAEVDGATALQKFYKITLPLLRRTLTFVIIITTMDALKIFVPVALVTGGGPSDSTTTSVFYIYKMAFQQMEMGYGSAAAFILFLIVMCISIVQLRLLKSDVEY
- a CDS encoding carbohydrate ABC transporter permease, yielding MALERIGILLKWALMIAIAFLSIIPIFWMIMGSLRPRSELFQYLSLEWHLFIPVQWTFQNFIDLFSDSSKPFVMFIKNTVIVAVSVTLLSLLFNSMAAFAFSKLKFRGRNIVFAVFLSALVIPGEVTMVPAYLLMNAFDWIDSFKALIIPGAVSVFSIFMLVQFFADVPRELLEAGKIDGASWFGIYAKILIPSTVPALITMGLITFLGQWDAYLWPLIVINDESKQMLQVAIATFTNLQSTEWGKILAADTVASVPILILFLFLQKYYVQSIVSSGIKG
- a CDS encoding NUDIX domain-containing protein; translation: MLGSTAIEQVTELEVKYCSSCGSEMETRDVDGTARRACTACSFVHWGNYSIGVGALVVKEDKVLLVRRAQEPGKGYWTNPGGYIEQLEPIEETIRREVLEESGIEATVRSVVALRDQPRNIHNLYVAFSMEYVGGQPTPDGVEVDAAGFYSLQEMETMNVAPFTKWLVDVALRGKSEGLIVDENPVVPLTGYGLFRV
- a CDS encoding eCIS core domain-containing protein, whose amino-acid sequence is MRANHFQGLRTQAGHAGSHGRARAGASASHGMSADRILALQSQVGNQAAMAMTQTNPSSLPHRDQIEAHFGHQQADGVNVHNNSDEAAQIQAMSYAQGTDIHVGSGQEQHLPHEASHVVQQESE
- a CDS encoding helix-turn-helix domain-containing protein, coding for MSSYERPEDFPEQLPATIIGGHFDEDDTYRMRRPNGMSDWLIVYTLSGEGYFRTPTGEKLCGAGQIGLLRSGVPHEYGTAQGKRWNFVWAHFQKLTETDYLPPDEVLVHALPDGHLQNRVAHTFQNLLHDSRERSGFWYALCENSIREILLLIAQRLEKKLDARIEHTLRLLSLTMKEEVRIVDLAASVGLSPSRLSHLFKQETGESIVEHLNRMRLRQAALLMQHMGRSATEASLDVGFNNYNHFAELFHRTYGVRPRSYAKQSRD
- a CDS encoding phytanoyl-CoA dioxygenase family protein yields the protein MNTGLKILSEEQLEHFAREGYLIVKDLFTSDDLTSIEQTFEEISHTKVPGYFEPDLEGATDDPLKRYPRVMHPHRFNETAKRYMLHKPVMDVLADLYGEEAYAAQSMFYYKPPGSRGQALHQDNFYLQVEPGNCIAAWTAVDAANEENGGLLVVPKTSDYALVCPELADSNESFTTHFVKPPKEEKAIPAIMDKGDVLFFNGNLIHGSYRNKTKDQFRRAFICHYANSSATHISTHYRPLFREDGTAVDLEANPDGGPCGIEFDMAYPH
- a CDS encoding phytanoyl-CoA dioxygenase family protein, with the protein product MSDQAASLPCMTENYAISQDQIDYYKEKGHILLRQVATAGEIEVYEPLISEWVRNLNNHDKPLEERDTYGKAFIQIGNLWTKHEDLSRFTLAKRFAKIAAELMGVDGVRIYHDQALFKEPGGGHTPWHQDQIYWPLDTSNTITMWMPLVPVSEEVGSMTFASGTHKLGYVNKLQISDESHKTLAQFIDGKGYEKITYGAMEAGDATFHSGWTMHSAPGNPTASMRKVMTVIYVADGTRVAEPDSKARSSDLATWFPGLKAGDFVSSPLNPIVYSRDIDK